In the Ochotona princeps isolate mOchPri1 chromosome 29, mOchPri1.hap1, whole genome shotgun sequence genome, TGATGAGACCACACGGGGCTCCCATCacatactcattcattcattcattcaacaaaggaCTACAGGAGCAAGGTGATGTGGCTGACACTGAAGATCTCAGTTCCTGGGCTGCTGGACAGACATAAGGACCAAGCACAGCGTCAGTCCCAGGTGGGTGTGTGATCCACAAGTGCAACTAGCAGAGGGCTCTCAGGTCCCGGCTTAACGCGTGGCCACAAGTTTCCTTTGAGACTTAGTTTCCTCTGCTACAAACAGGAGCATGGATGGTATGCGCCTTGCGGGGAGCGCCACCCCGCCGAGGACGCAAGACCTCAGTGTCCAGTGTGTAGCCCAGGGCCTGCCCGGCTGTCCTCAGGGTATCTGTGGGATGCGGGAAGCCACGTGTGCCCCCAGCCTTGCCCCTGCCGGTGCCTGCATCAGCAGCTATCTCCAGTCACCACCGCAAGGTACCTCCCGTCACGGAAGGGTGAAGGTTTACCCCGGGGAGGGGCGCCCACCCGATCCCACGCACAGAAACGCGAGAGCCACCAGGCCCATCTGTCTCCACATCCACGCTGATGTTCACGAGATGGAAACATCTGGAAGACCCAGGAAGTGGGGTTTGCGGCTGACAAGCAGCAGGTGCGACCCGCCCCTGGAGCGGAGGAGGAAGTGGATCTGACAGGGTAGTGTagggtggggtagggtggggtggggtggaaggggaggaaagaaaaggagaagctggccccagaggaaaaagaaaaacgcCAGTCCCAGACCAGGAGGCTGTCGAGGGTCTCCGGAGACCCTGTCTGGATTCGGGGGGGCCGAGGGCGCGCGGAGGGCTGCGGCGCCTCCTCCCGCGCCGCGGGGCTGCCGGCTCACACATGCCATGTCCTCGGACCCCCGGGACGGTACCTCCGGGACGGCATTCCCAGGACGGCACCTCCGGGACGGCATTCCCAGGACGGCACCTCCGGGACGGCATTCCCAGGACGGCGTCCTGCGGGACCGTGCCCCTCAGGCTGCCCCGGGCCCACAGGGTCCAGCCCccgcccctgcctctcctcccgtCAGGCCCCGACTTCCCGTCTGCCCTCCTGGGCTCGCATCTCTTGAACACCTACCGGCATCTTGGCAGCTCCCGAGTTTCCACCCACAGGCGCAGCTTCGGGAGGGAGCGCGGCGCTTCCGCTCTGGGGGGCCCGGGCGCGGTAGGCGGAAGAGAACCGGAAGGGGAGGGCCACGGGAGGACGCGGAACTTCCGGCTCCGACGTCCCTCCGCCGGCTGCGCGTTCCCGGAGAGGCGCCAGGGGTCGCCCGAGCACCAGGCGCGGGCTCTGCGTGTCGCGCATGCGTGCTCGTGGGCGAAAGGCGCCGGGTCTGTGGTGTGTGGTTCCTTGGTTCGACCTAAAAAATCATCCTTGGACGTACACGATCCCATTCTAAGTTCCTGCCTCATCCTGCCCGCTCGCGTTTCCCTTAGTTCTTAGGATTCCCTTGTGCAAAGTGGGAGGAATTTTGTTTCATTGCTGTATGTACCCTTGCACGGTAAACCTTAATATTTGAGTGAATGCACGAGGTTAGCAGGGAAAGAAGTGGAGTGGCTACGAATCAGTTCCAGCATTCGCGGCCTCAGTGCCCTCGCTGACAGTGGAAGCTTTGGGCAGATGCAaggaaccatctggaaagtgctaGAAGTCACGTGCCTGACACACCCTGGAAGCTccagtatgtctttttttttttaaacatatattcgtttttattagaaaggcaggttttacacagaggagagacagagcttccatccactggttcactccccaagaggctgcaacagccgatGTGGAGTGATTGGAATGTTCCAGACTCGGCGCCACTTCTTGCTTCTTTCCCACAGCTCAAGAAGTTCACGCCCTTCCGGTTGTCCAGCAATGAGATGTAACCTCATGGGCTCTTGCCTGAGAATGCCACCTCTCCACATCTCTCACAGCCCCTCCCAGCCGAGTCCCCGCGCCCCGACACCTTGCAGGCTCATCTGTTGTATAAATGAACCTCCCACGTGTGCCCCTGCCCTTCTCTCCCAGCCCTCCCACATCCTCCATCTTGTCCCCGTCCCCTGCCCTGGGagccccccatcctgccaccatggcaggagacgtGTGCCTTCTACTTTTCTCCCCCGCCACCGGACTGCAGTTCCTATCCCGCTGGAGTAAAGGACCTCCTAAGACCTCATGGTGCCTGGTCCATTGGCTCACTGTAAACTAATCATGAAAAGTGAACTTTGCTGCGGGAACTAGCTGCATGTAAAAACGTAAATGCCTTTAAAATCTAagagttgaagctgagccaatcagatgCCAGTaactttttcagggtctcccacgtgggtgcagggtcccaaggctttgagccgtcatcgactgcttttccaggccgtgagtagggagctggatgggaagtggggctcctgggacatgaactggtgcctacaggggatcccagcagttgcaaggtgaggatttagccactaggctatggcatctGGCCTGCCAGTGTCTTTCCCACAGAGAGCAGTTCATGTGAGAAGCCACGCTGTGGCTGCCCAGCTCTCACCCgtgagcaccctgctctgctcccatGCAGGACTTCTCCCTCTGGCCTAACGGCCCTGCTGAGGGTGGGCCTGATTTGAACAAGGACCCCCTTGGTCACAGTGCACTTTGTTCCTGGTCTCACACTGTGGCATTTCAGCACCATGGGAGCACACCCTGTGTACACTGAATGGTTTACCCCAGGAACCAGCTGGCACAGAACAGCCCACATATTTGCAGTCAGTGGGGTGCACAGCCAGTCAGCTTGATGTACCAAGGCGGAGGACCCTGACCCTCCACTGGTGTCCCCAGCAcacaccaggctgaaccaggGGGCAGCAGGAGTCGGCCTCCTCCTTCTCCGTCCTCCTCCCACGTGGACATCCACAGGGAAGGGCCCTGAGCACAGGCAGCTGGGAGAGAAAAGACTAGAGAAAGTAGGGCACACGGCGCCAGCAGACCCCAACTTCCCGTCTCCAGGACTGTGCAGTTTAAGCTGGGGCACGGGTGGGGCATTAGTGACCCTGGGAGACAAGCGTGTTTTTACCACTTTTCGGGGCCACAGGAGAGCCCCCAAACAGCGCAGCACATGCCTTTGCTGGTAGTTTGTGGTTTTTGCCCCACTGGCTTTGTTAGATTAGCTCCTGTCACTCAACCACACAGCACAAAGCTGACCTCCCCCAGCCAAGCCCTAAGGTGCAAGCAACCACTGACACCTACAGTGCCTCATGCTTTAATTAAAATGGATTGAACGGGGCTCAGTGCAGAAGCCGaataactaaagtcctcaccttgcacacgccgggatcccttatgggcaccagttcatctcggctgctccacttccctttcacgtctctgcctgtggcctgggaaagcagtcgaggacggcccaaggccttgggaccctgcaccccatgggagacctggaagaggctcctggcttcagattagctcagctctggccattgcagacacttgggaagtaagcaGGCAGAtaaaggatctttgtctctcattctctttgtaagtctgacttttttttaaaaagatttatttttttattgggaagtcagatatacagagaggaggacagagaggaagatcttctctccattgattcactccccaagtggccacaattgccagagctgagctgatctgaagccaggagcccagagcttcatcccggtctcccatggggtgcagggtcccaagggttccCTTGGGCTATGtttgactgtttcccaggccacaggcagagacctgAAAGGAAAGTAGAATAGCCAAGATGAattggtgcgcatatgggatccgggcatgttcaaggggaggactttagccactaggccattgtacaGTGCCcccaaatctgacttttcaataaaaataaataaatgttaaaaatgagaTTGGATAGggtctggcagcatggcctagtggctaaagtcctcgctttgaatgcgccgggatcctatatgggcgccggttcgtattccagctgctccacttcccatccagctccctgcttgtggcctgggaaagcagtcgaggacagcccaaagctttgggatcctgcacccgtgtgaaagacctggaggaagttcctggttcccagcttcggatcagcacagcaccagctgtggcATTCActcggagagtgaatcatcagacggaagatcttcctctctatttctccttctctctgtatatctgactttgtaatcaaaataaattttttaaaaaaaaatgagattggaTAAAagactctcaaaaaataaataaaataaattgaacttAACACTGCAGATACAACTCTGCTACCAAGacgcaaaaattttaaaaaatattgtatctGGTGatgtctttttctccttcccctttcGAGGCagcccacctcccggctttctccTCAGGggcttccctttcctctccctgccctgctcaCCTGGGCCCTAAGCAAATAAACTTTtgtgtctgaaaaaaaaagactgcaccTAAATTACAGGTGTCCTAATTTCTGAAAGGTTTGTCACCAAATCGCCAATGGGACATGAGTCTGTTAGGAGGAATAAATGAAAGAGATTTTGTAAAATGCTGCTTGGCACAAAGTTTGGCATCACTTGATAAACGAGACTTGGCGTGCTTCTGCAGGGCCTGGCCTGCGGCTGTGCTGGAGAACTGCCTGTGGGCCCAGGAGCGCTCCTCAGGGCCTTGCTTGCACAGGCAACACATGAGCTTATAAATGCTGAAAGCAAACAATTCAACGTGGCAAGAAAACTATGCTTCTTTTACACTTTTGTGTGCATGTATTAATTATGTACTCAATCAACATATAAACTGTTAAATGCTCACGGATCTACAAACAATTCTAAAAACCAACACTGCTTCCACTGTCACACCTGCAGGAATCCCTTCGTCTAAAGCCTTGCCCTGGCTGCATATTTTGAATTCTGGCTGGAAAACAAGAGTAGAATGGAAGGGTTAATGTCACCTTTCTGCTTCCCTTATACACATACGCAACTAACTCGAAACCCAGTCACATGTGACTTTTTTAATTATAAGAAAACACATTCTCAATGTAAGAGAATGATAAAGATGAGCACTGGTCCCATCTGCATCCTTCCAGGTTCTCTTTCCTTTTGAACATACTTATATGCACTTTCCTCCAAGattttctgcccttcaaatagtTAGATTGGCCTTAACTGTATATAGGTGCTAATTTACACTGTATATAAATTATTCACTTGACTTTCACGTAttaatttattaaagatttgcttatttcaaagagttacagagacaaaagggggcggggaaggaagggagagtcACTTCAGAAACAGTGACAACAGCCGGGCTAgctcaggtcagagccaggagccaggacctgcagCCAGGCCTCCCCGGgggagcaaggagctgaatcagaagtagagaagccaggatttgaaccagtgtccctacaagatgccagcagcacaggcagtagTTTAACCTACAATACAATACTAGCCcccatttttactttaaaaatctaacttgattttgaaaaacatttgatttttaaaatcaattgctACTAAAAAATAATACTAAGAGATCCCACTTTCCACGAGCAGGTCTGGAACCTGATTCAGGTGTGCTGCTGTGtcatcattttccatgaaaataaacCGCTTTCTCCGACCGTGTCCTTCAAGCAGAGGATCATGCCACCAATGTGACCACATGTCCTTCACACGATCCAGTTACGTTTTAGCAAACTCGTCAATCACTGCCGTTCTTGAAAATATTCATCAAACAAAGAGGCTGACTCCTCCTCATGTTCCTGACACAAAGGAGACACAAGAGAGAAAATGCGGTTGTTTCCCCTTGGCTGGAGCCGGCATTAGAACACAGAtttgcaggtcatgctgggtggGGGGCTCTCACACCGTGGCCGTTCCAGGGAGACTCCCTGGCAATCCCTGATGCTAAGAAAAGGCGTGTGCCATAGGACTCTTCCAGATGTGTGCTGAGTCACGGTGCTCCCAGGGCCTAGGGCTCATTTCTCTTTTGCACAGCCAGTCTCCATGATGGTGTGGTGTGCCAGTGCCCACTGCCAAACTTGTTATCACTCTTTCCACTGACACGTGTCAGGGCAGCCCATGTACAAGTAGACCCCACCTTCTGCTGGTGCGCACCCCTAAATCCTCCAGGGCAGAGGGACCCAGCTAAGGAAGAGTATGACAGACACTGCCAGTCAAGCAGGGCGTCAGGAACACCCCAAAGCCCATGGGGCTGGCCGGCTGGCCAGGGAACAGCCCCAGAGGCCCAGGTGCTGGCCGGCTGGCCACTCCTCTCCAGGGCCCAACACTGTGGAAGCAGGAGCAGCCTGGGTCATGAGGCAGCCAGCTAACTGATAAGATTCTTCTACCAAAAGCCCGtccatgccccacatcaggaattACCTTGGGTTCTTTAAACTCCAGGTCCTCACCGTACTGAATGGCAAAATCGATATGCTGCAACACGATGTTCATGCTCTCTTCGTCTGACTGATCGTACGGTAAGAACCGCACCATGCTGTAGTCGTCTATCTGAGAGGAGATTTTAAGAAAAGTTCATCAGGCAGTGGAGCAAAACGtgcaattttcttaatttttttttaaagatttacttatttttattgcaaagtcagatatacagagaggaagatcttctgtccgctgatttattcctcaagttgctgcaatggcaggagctgagctgatcagaagccagaagtcaggagcctcttccaggtctcccacgcaggtgcagggtcccaaggctttgggccgtcctcgactgccttcccaggccacaagcagggagctggatgagaagtggggccagtggaattagaactggcgcccatatgggatcctggcttgtacaaggcaaggactttagtcactaggctatcacgccgggccctaaatactGCTTTCTAAAGCCAAGTAAGAACCAGCATTTTCAACTTTCATCTGCCTTTTATAACTCTTAGTACTTAAGGACTGCAATGTGTGTGCCTGGGGAAACAAGGACTGACAGGCCAAGACCCTGGCAAACCAAGGAGTCTCTGACCTCTGACACGCTGGAGCACTGGCTGGCTTCTttaacttaacttttttttttctttggtggGTTTTTATCTGAATTCAACAAGCACCAGAAATTATGTAAGAGCACAAATAGTGGtgacagtgtgatagctcagtggttaaatccttgctttgcatgcaccaggatcccatatgggcgccagttcaatttctggctgctccacttcccatccagctccctgcttatggcctgggaaggcagtctagcatggcccaaagccttgggaccctgcacctgcatgggggacccagaagaagctccgtcCTGGCCCCTGATCGGCAcagctcagccactgcagccacttggggagtgaactaactaGCAGAcaggaggatctttctgtgtcttctgctctctataaatctatctttccaataaatctttaaaaagaaagaagaaaaacataaataattctGAGCTCTTCAAAATGCCTTGAAATCACAGACATGTTAATTCACTGGTCTTTAGCAATACCTATGTCTTCCTCTTTAGTTTTTTAAACTTCTGAGAAACAGACATAATAAAAAACAACTCCTATCCACTCActctaaatgtccacaatagtcAGGGTTGAGTCggcttaaagccaggagccaggaaggcaatgcaggtctcccaggtgaggaGCAGAGCTCCAGGCAGCTGAGTCATCACCCTTGGGTGACAGGACATgctttcaaacaaacagaaacctTACCAGTCCACATATAGCATTAGTcagttttttgaattttttgcttCTTAAGCCACTTGTAGAATCTTCTAACAAAGAATACATGTCTGGATCTAGGAACCTGTAGAAATGAGAAAGCAAAAGTgatgaataaaaaaatcacaaaagtcaGGAAACTAAATTTTATAGCCAGAACCTCAATTCCAGCAAACCAGAAGGGGGCCGAGGAGTGCCAGTTTCAGGCCCAACTGCTGCAGCCACGTGGTgggtcaatcagcagatggaagctctttttgtctttcaaataagtaagtctttcagTGAAAACAATAAATACAATACACGGCTCATCTTTCCATGGAGATCTGATGACAGCAGAAGAACGAACTCACTTCTCAATTTCCTTTTTAGCTTTCTTACTCAGCAGATCCATTTTTGTCATGATGTTAATCTGTGGAATTTCTAGAGAGATCATGGCACTCAGGGCTGCCAAGATGCCGGAAATAAACTGAAAGAGGAAGCAAAAAAAGGGAAGATACATCAACGAATGTCAACATGGCCCTCAGGTCTCCACACAGAGAAGGCCCGCAACTAGCGAAAGAAATGCTAATATtaacgacaaaaaaaaaaaagtgtcctagTCAGCTAGCTGAGCCTTAGTTCCAAAGGTGAGGCTAGCGAGGGAACAGACTTAGGCTACAATGATGAGAGTCTCGGTAACACGCTTCTCATGTTCCTTAATAGCTGTTACTGAGAAATGAAATTCTATACAGGTTCTCCATAAACTAGACAGAGCCTCTAAAATTAATAAGAGACTCTTTCATAAAACACTTCAATGCCTCAACTTTTTCTTGGTAAGCAGTTTCTTGAAATCTCCacgctggggctggtgttgtgtagtGAGTTGAGCCgccacctgcagcaccggcaAACCACCtaggcactggtttaagtcctggctgctggacttttgatcctgttccctgctaatgagcctgggaaagcagcagaacatgatccaagagcttgggcccctctcacccacatggaaagccagcagaagctccgggctcctggctttggcctggcccagtcccagctggtagggtcatttggggagtgaaccatcagatagaagatctgtgtctgtgtctctccttcctctctgtaatcttgcctttcaaataattatattaaaaacaaacaaaaaacctttacaTTGGACTCTTGGATTAAAAGGAAATTATTGAAATGATTTGATAATTACGAATGCTAAATTCACATTGTGAGAAGTCCAGAATCACTCAACAATTAAGAGAGACTCATTTGCTCATAATCACGATTGAGAAATCTGTAACAGATGAATCCTCAGACCTTGAACGACTCCACCATGAACTGCGAATCAACAAGGAAAACTCCACAGACGCGGAACTCCCACTGCTCGAGCTGCTGGACCAGCTGCTTCATCACCGGCAGGTGAGTGTACAATTCAATCTGACCTACACAGGAATGGCCACGAGTTACCAACGGGGGTGGGCCGCATCCCTCCATCAGACAGAACGAACACCCCCCAACAGTGACCTACACGGGAATGGCCACGAGTTACCAACAGGGGAGGGGGTGAGCCCCATCCCTCCATCAGACAGAATGAACGCCAAACACAGTGGTTTCAAAGGAGGTCAAACTGTGGCCATGACACATACATGCACTTCTACAGAGATCACACAGCCCAAGGGATCTGAAAACCTAAGCCAAGCGAACACCCAGTTCTATGAAGAAAACGTGGGTCTTCACGCCTCATACTCGGAGCCATCAGAAACGAGCACCACCAAGGTGTGTACAGTTTAGAATATCCACCAACCTGCACACTTAGGATACGTGCACTTTCTGAGGGATTATGAATGTCCAGTTACAAACAAGGGGTAAAAGTGATCAAACTCTAAGGCCCAAGCCTAAAATTCCTCATTTGGCCCAAGAAGCTATAGTTGTCTCTGCATGTTCCTCTCTGCTCACCGTGCTCTAGCCACATGGAATCGTTCCGTGCTTCGTATGGACCTTGAGGCTGCCAGCACACCTGAACTTGGCTCTGGGGCCTGTCCTGATCAGAGGACCCCCCCATAACTTCCCAGCGGGGACACCTGTCAGAAATTAATACAGTACACACAGCCACAGGAGTGAGCCTGCTTCCACACGCTTGCACTCCTGTGAGCTTCTAGAAGGCTCCTTGCTCTGCGGAACTTCCTGAGGACAACACAAGCATTCAGGAAACCCAGGAACTGCGTCACACACATCACAGCCAacagccctctgctaatgcataccctgggaagcagcaggtaacagCCCAGGTACctgcgtccctgccacccacgtgggagacctgcacagaGTTCCTAGGTGCCACCTTTGGCCTGGTCTACTCCCAGTGGTTGTGGGCAGGTAGGGAGTAAAGCAATGGGATGGCAGCTCTGGCTCTTTGAATcacaaatcagtaaataaaattaaaataaagtcaTTTTGCTGACTTACCTGGACAGTCAAAAAGGATGTAGTCATCCTCAACGTGGCCTAGGCAGTTCTCGAGCCAGTCAAAATTATTGGCAAAGTACTCCATGCAAAACACCAGGCCGCCATTGGGCCCGAACCGCAGACAGTCGTCCTCCATCACGTCATCCACCTCAATCAGTTCCCGAATGTCTGCAGAGGACACAGGGCTCAGGAGAGCACGGCAGGAAACTGACCCCCTCCAGGGACTCCAGGAACCAAATACCAGGGGAAGATTGGCACATAGGACACTATTTAACAAGCTGCTTCCTGTAGTAGCGCCCAGCAGCCAGAAATTCAGCAACTACATTACCCTACAGCCAGACCCTAACACCCTATGCAGCCACAGGAAGGGGAACCGCCCCGAGTGCTGACATGTCATAACCTTCCAGAACCCCAAGGTGGACGAATGCCATCATCTGTGTCAAAACCAAAACCACCGAAGCTGAAGATGCTGAAGGCACACACGTGCCTGAAACCAGCCGCACCAGCTGCCCCGGGGAGCCGGGAACAGGACGGGGcgcggggggaggggggcagtCGCGCCTGCAcactttttaaatcatttcactTTCTGACCCGTGTGCATTacctatttcaaaacaaaaagtaaaaacaaaacaaaagagaaacaacaaaaaaacagggcccggaacaaaggctcaattggctaatcttccccttgcaagtgccaggatctcatatgggtgccaatccatatcccagctgccctgcttcccatccagctccctgctgtggcctgggaaagcagtcaaggatggcccaatgccttaggacccttcacccgcgtgggagacccggaagaagcttctggttcctggcttcagatcagcttagctctggccattgcgaccacttggggagtgaaccatcggacggaagatcttcctctctgtctctcttcctctctgtatatctgacttcccaaaaaagacaaaataaatcttaaaaaaaaaatttgtgtttaGCATTTGTTCCCTCAGGCTTGGACTATTCATGGAAATCTGCACTTCCTCTACAGGCACAGTGACATCAGCTCACCTCTGTTCACAAGCGGAACAGCTCTCTAGCCAAGAAAACAGAGAGGGTCTTCTGACAGGATGAACCCAGCACAGGGCCAGAAACGGGGCCTGGGATAGAGGGGACCTTGCCGAACCCAGTGCATCCTGAAGCCGAGAAAGCTGGTCCTTTGGTGGGAGCCGTGAACAGTAAGCCGGCCTAGGTTCCTGGTGGCATGCgattccagcactgcaggcagaggtcagCCGTCACAGCACTGCGCAGGCTCCGGCATCAATCACTTCTCCCTTGTAACGTCCCCTGTTGGCTGCGGCAGAGGCGTGTCTTCCCACCTCTGCGGCCCCCACCTTCTCCACCAGTTCTCTCAAGAGCGCGGGACCCCAACGCTTGCTCTTGCATGCCCCTCTCCAACCACAGTCCCTGCAGTTTTACATACTATCTGTATTCTGCCAATTCCAAATTTCTATTTCTGGGCTAATCTCTGAATTCCAGATAACTGTACCTAGCTGCCTCTTAGATATTCAACAGGCTTCTCTAACTTAGCACGTGCTGAGAGAACTAccctaaaaaacaaaatgagccACCTCTGTCCTTGGTGAACACTGCAAGGCACTCAAACCAGAAACCTGCGAGTCGCTCTGGAGTTCTCACTTGCCTAGAATCAATCCTCTACAAAATGCTGTCAGTTTCATTTGCAAAACAGAAACTGAACCTCTGCCAACCCCACCACAGCGTCCCCCTGCAAGGCATCTGGCCAGCTGTCATGCTGGCCCCTGCAGACCCTGCTTTTACTCCTGCCCCTTGAGACTCCAGTGTTTGCCCAAGAGTCTGAGCTATTTTCCCCCtaagattatttacttatttgaaagacagagttaaggaCACGAGGGGGGGtgggactgagagagagattttccacccactggttcactcccaagggtggcaacaggcaggactgggccaggtgcaagtgaaaccaggagcttcttctgcgacTCCCCCAACAGTCGTGGggctcaagcacctgagccaacCTGTCGTGTAcacgagcagctgggacacacccgtgtgcccatgtggggtgccgGGATGACTAGCAGTGGTTTAACATGCTATGTTGTAACACCAGCCCGGGGCCATCTTCAGAAGCATAAATCAATGTCAGTCTCTTCTGCTTAAAATCCTTCCGGGCATTCCACTATTGACAGGATAAAATCCAAACTTTCCAAGCCCACCTGGCCTcgcctccttccttctctgtcgcCCAACTCCCTGCCATCTTGCTCATCTCCACACTCTCTCCCTGACCTGGACCGACTAGTCCTCACTGTGGCCCTTCCCAGGCATGACAAGCTTGTACCGAGAGCCTGCCTGTGACGTGACCCCTGAGGGACATCTCTCAGGGCCTTCTTTGCAGCTCTCACATTTGCCCAGTGCTCACCTGGGCCACTGAGACCCACCTGTCTGTCCGGATCTCTGCTGTGAATTGGACATCCGCAGTAACTGTGGTCCACCCACATCAGTATGAGCGCACCACGAGCCCCCCAGGCTGCACCCCAGCAGGACCACACAGATGTCTTGTGGTAGGGCTTCCCATGTCCACTCCCTGTGGAGTTCTGACTCACGGTGCTGCTGATGGCCACAGAACCAGGGGCCTGAACCGCTGTAGTTCATTTCTCAGCATCCGTGGCCGAGGAGCCCCTCGCCTCACCACCCTGATGTTGACCCATCCTGAAGGAACGGCGAGAGGGGGCTTCTGCCCCAGGACCTACCTGCCATCACGGGGTAGCTGAAGTGTTCTGCCGCTGGGTCTAGGTTGACGACCTGCACGGACCGGTGCAGGGCTTCGCAGTGCTGGACCATGGTGGCACAGTAAGTGCTCTGTAATGTCACCAGGAGCGAGCGTTAGAGCCACAGGCGGTGCCAACACCAGCCCTACATCAACCAGGTGAGCCCGGCGCCATGGCTCAACTAGTCTTCCCCCTGCAAGCCTCGGgaccccatatggccgccggttcgtatcccggctgctccacttcccatccagctccctgcttgtggcctgagaaaagcatcgAGTACGGggccttgagaccatgcacctgcgtgggagcctggaagagactccagccgttgcggccacttaatCCTCCTTTGGATGCGGACTGGCTGTGGATTCTAGAAACGCACTGCTATCCGCTGCACACGACCGCCCGACAGACCAGGGGCCGGCGTGGACAAACCGGGACCCTCACCACCCGCGACGCCCACTCTTCCCCGCCGAATCTCACCTTCCCGCTGCCCGCGGGGCCCATGACGAGCTGCGC is a window encoding:
- the GPN3 gene encoding GPN-loop GTPase 3 translates to MPRYAQLVMGPAGSGKSTYCATMVQHCEALHRSVQVVNLDPAAEHFSYPVMADIRELIEVDDVMEDDCLRFGPNGGLVFCMEYFANNFDWLENCLGHVEDDYILFDCPGQIELYTHLPVMKQLVQQLEQWEFRVCGVFLVDSQFMVESFKFISGILAALSAMISLEIPQINIMTKMDLLSKKAKKEIEKFLDPDMYSLLEDSTSGLRSKKFKKLTNAICGLIDDYSMVRFLPYDQSDEESMNIVLQHIDFAIQYGEDLEFKEPKEHEEESASLFDEYFQERQ